The Rhodamnia argentea isolate NSW1041297 chromosome 7, ASM2092103v1, whole genome shotgun sequence genome contains the following window.
CAACACCAAAAAATCTAGTTCATTTCGACATGATAAAGCATCAAGTTTATGACGTACTGTCAAGGAATAGATCTCCAAGAAGCGTTTGATGCCCCCTTATTTCTGGGTAGGATCTACACATGTTCTTGGTTTGTGATTCGATTATCTGATAACGGAATCAGATGCCATCAATGTCACTTCAAGAACATAGCACAAGTATCTGACCCTCCATATATAAATGGAACTTCCTTCACTCTACCACCACAAATGCGAAACATGCGTCGAGGCTCCGAAAATACTCCCAGGAATATCCCTGGCTGGAACACCACCTCCGATGATTACCTCCAACACATCTCGAGAATGGTAAAGACGCTCAGCGTCAATCCTGATGTCCCCCACTACCCAAACGTGTCCAGAGCCTTCAAGAATGAGCCGGTCTACGACGAGGTCCGAAAGGGGGCTCCGCTCGGCCAGTACCAGAATAACCTTCCTCAACAGAAGGTCGAAGCAGCATCGGAGCAGGACTATAAAAAGAATGAAGCCCGTGGAGGATCGGCTGAGGTAGAAGCTGATGAGCAAAAGCAGGGGAAGTTTCAGCTGAGCAAATGGAAGACCTTCAAACAGTTCTAGCCAGCATCCAACGCACCACTGTTCATGCAAGAATGAATTTGGTCATGCCATGTAGTAGTAATTTACAGTGTTGATGTGAGTGTTATATAGTTCCTTTATAGTAGTTTATAGTCGCTCTGTAATAAGGCTTTGATACTATCCCCCTGCTTTATAGCAACTTCTGGTTGGCACTCATTATTATCATGTCTAGGTAGACTATACAGATGATTCTACTTTTGGAGGAAAGATGAACATGTGATTCATCACAAATTAAACTTCCTACAAACTGGGGAGAAGTTATGAACTGGAGCTTAAACAGATCGACCTGCAAGGGAATAGCAAATGTAGTGAACTAAAAATTTTGAGTAGAGACACCAAATGAAGCAACCAAGTACAGGAAAAAGGTGGTCTCACCGCACTATAACTTATAGGACACAACAGACAGAAGAACAGATGAATCTATGAGTCCAACCTTTCCGAATAAGGAAGAGATATAAATCAAGCTATACGTACCAAACCACCAGACAAGTTGCTTACATACAGCTCACATGGCAGAATTAACCAGATGGTAACAAAGCCTTCAGAGTTGAGAGTTGTTTTGAGGACTTGGTATGATAAACTACAACAGAGCAACTCCAATTGGACACGTATCAGCAGCATTTTTCGAATGGGTAAAAGAGACAATAAGTCATCcgtccaaaacttccaaaatgGATTCATCGTATGACTACgaattaatttttcatgaattggaTCGAGGAGATATGTCCACAAACCTCTGCTCAATTGAAAAGAACACTGACTATAGGATGTTGACGAATATGATGAGGGCACTTGTAAAGTAAGTCCTTAGCTTCAGATTGTCTGCCTTCCTTAAAGAAAGACTCCAAAACGTAAACATAAGCCGATACTGATGGATAGTCCTTGACACTCAAAGCTTTCAAGAACTCAGAAGCATCATGCACAGTGCCAAACCTTGAAATATGTCGAACAAAAGGCTCTGGGTATGCTGGGTAATTCTGTTTCTTCATCAGCCGAAGGAGCTCCATTGCTTCATCAAGCTGCCTTACTCCTAAAAGCTTGTCAATTAAATTCTTGAATGTAGCCTGCCATGGTCTTATATGAGCCTTATTTACCAATTCAAAGAACAGTTGGTAGGCGCCATCAATCTTGCTCTGACTGATGAAACCATTGATCAAAACGTCTAGTAGATCAGCATCGGCATCGATCCCTCTCTCCATCATTTTAGCAAACAAGAATAGCGCTTTCTCGACTTCATTAGCCGCACAATGACCTTGAATCAAGATGGTCCAAGTTTTGATATCCGGAATACATCCATGTTCTTCCATTTTATCGAGCACCACACATGCTTCATCCAGTCTCTTTGCCTTGCAGAGTCCAAAAACTAATTGACTATGTGTAATATTGTCAGGTTCGTACCCTGCATTTCTCATGACTTGAAAAATCTTTTCTGCCTCATCAAATGCTCCGACGCTCGTCAAAGACCGATGAATCCCATCATAGGCAGCTTTAGAGAGGCAATTACCCGTGGATTCATATTTTCTCGCAACTCTAAACACCAAGTCTAAATCCGGCTTCTCAGTTGCAGAGATGCTTCTCAATAGCGTGCTGCAGTCCTGAACCGATGGCCTGTAAGGACCATCCATCATGAACTCGTACAGCTTAACCGCGTCATGCATCATCTTACTCTTCTGAAATTGCCGCGAAACTTTTATGTATGTATCGAGGTCCATTTCATGACCGAGACTCTTCATCTCCTCGACAACACTCCAAAACTCCACAATGGAATCCTCCCGTCCAAGGACTCTCGCGATCGCATTATACGTGACCGTATTGTGTTTATAGTCAGGGCATCTTCCAACGCAATCAAAAAAAGTTCGCGCTTTTGCCGGGTAATTCCTCAACTCCTTCAAGATCCTTATGACCATGGTATCCGAGAAAGCTATGTTCATATCTGCCAAAGTTTTCACAGCTTCACTACTCCCCGCCTTCCCCAGAACAAGCTCAACCAATTTCTTGACGACACTGTCCCTACCATTCTCTTCGATCATCCTCTTATAGAAATGGGTCAAAGCCATTGCATTGCTagccatcttctctttcttgaacACCCCTAAAATAGTCACATACGTTTCTTCATCAAGATAAAACCCctgctctttcatttttttcagagTGAACCAAAACTGCTTCGTCCACTCCTTCTTGCCCAGAATCCTGAGTAACATGCTATAAAGAGAAGAATTTGGATCGAAACCATCTCTCCCACTAGCCCAATGGAAGAAACTGGAAGCCTTCACTGGGTCTCTGTCTAGTTTCTTCAGAACATAAACTACCGTCTCATGGTTCAACACCGGGTTGATATCTCCGAGCTGGTTCTCCAGCTCAGCAGACCAGCGGTTGGCCGCAACCAGATCCAAGATTGAGTCGGGTTTGGTCGAGAAGCGAAATCTTTCGTAGAGATTGAAGAGGAAAGCGTGAGGATGGGCTGATGGGAGAGCTGGGGAAGGAGATGACCGACTGACCTGAGTCAACAGCGCCCGAGTCCCGGGCCGCAGCGAGTTGGCGAGTCGGATGGAGGCGAGGACTGCCCTGGCTCGAGACATCATCGCCTTCGCCTGCTCGCAGCTCTGTAGACGGAATCTCGCGACTGGGAGGGTTTAAGCATCGGGACTCGGCGGTTTGCTGGTTCAGCGAGCGACGACGAAGATAATTTTTGTTGGGCCGGATCTCCCTATGGATGTGGGTCAACCCGTTTCGACGTGAGTTCAATTCGAAGTGACGACGATGGGCCGAGCTGAGCAGTGTAGGCATTGCTCGAGGCCAGCATGGCCCGACCCAATCGTTCCGGGGCGACCCATCTGGCCCTTTCGCTTGTATTAGGGACTGTGAAGAATGTCATATTCATATCTTAACCAAACAACAAAGAATAAGATGTACTTTTTATTTGGATGAATTTCTACTGAACGACCAGCGCAGGCACACAATGCGGTCCAATCCGTTAATGGGCTCGGTCGACACAAAGCCCGACTAAAATCGAGTTGGACACGGCAAAAAGCATGGTTTAGCAATGGGTAGAGAATACGATTAGGTCATGACTGGACTCGTCAAAATAGGTAATAAACTCATTTTCTAACCACCTATATGATGTGTTGAGTTGTGATATGGATTAGTTGTATTCTATAAAAGTGTTATAAATaggtttaaacataatatgagttGTTACTACTATtataaataagtcataaatagatcataaatgggtttataacttCTTTAGAATCAACATGTCTTtataattctctctcttcctcattcGATCTAACGGTTGCTCACTCCGCACTTTCACATCGGTTTGGGTAATGAACTtcctaaattagattaaatatgaatgTGTTTAGGAATAAGGGTCGATTCGGGCATGGGTCACCGAATTTGCAATTGCAATAAAGGAATTATAAATGAGTTAAATGTGCCTATTTAGGTCGAACCGTTTCTGACTCGACCcaaaatcctatccgacctatCCGTTTGGCTTGACGGACCTAGACTTGAGAAAATGTAGAGACAACACTGATCGCATCTCGCGAAATGAGAGGGGGCTCACTACTGGTGGGGTGGCGAGTGGTGCCGCAATGCGATTTCAATATCTGGAGCAACAAGCAAAAAGGCAAAGGCATCATCACATGCGCTGTTCCTTCCTGCGTTTTCAGCATTCATCACGGGGCGGTCCACCACCGCCAGTTGGATAAAAAGAGAACACTAAGTCACCACTCACGGTGGTCGCCAAGCAAGGATCGTTACATGCACCGAGCTCATGTGCAGCAAATTCATCTATATCCTTTTGAATCGCGACATGTATTCTAAAACCCCGATGACCGCATGAGAAGTGGCGAGTATCTCCATACTTCCTCGCGCAAGTTACCAGCTTGCTTGTGGATTTTGTATAGCTAAAGGACACAGAATACGCTGTACGTAGATACGTTCTTACTAATTATGCGAAGCGTTTGAGTTTGTGTATTCGAAAATGCTGGCGGAGCTTAATGAAAGAGCGGGGAACGACATTGTTCTGTTTGGAAAAAAGGTAGAGTTACGAGGTAAAGAGTACTAAGATTCGCATGATATTAGCGAGTTATGTCCAATCCACGTCATAGCTCGAGACGTTGATTTTGTGATTTGTCGTCATTTCGAAAGAGAATGTGGGCCCAAATCTTTGATTGTCGTCCACGCGAAGTCTCTCTTTCAACCTTTTCAAAAAGAGGGGGCCAGCGATCGGAA
Protein-coding sequences here:
- the LOC115749566 gene encoding pentatricopeptide repeat-containing protein At3g48250, chloroplastic, translating into MMSRARAVLASIRLANSLRPGTRALLTQVSRSSPSPALPSAHPHAFLFNLYERFRFSTKPDSILDLVAANRWSAELENQLGDINPVLNHETVVYVLKKLDRDPVKASSFFHWASGRDGFDPNSSLYSMLLRILGKKEWTKQFWFTLKKMKEQGFYLDEETYVTILGVFKKEKMASNAMALTHFYKRMIEENGRDSVVKKLVELVLGKAGSSEAVKTLADMNIAFSDTMVIRILKELRNYPAKARTFFDCVGRCPDYKHNTVTYNAIARVLGREDSIVEFWSVVEEMKSLGHEMDLDTYIKVSRQFQKSKMMHDAVKLYEFMMDGPYRPSVQDCSTLLRSISATEKPDLDLVFRVARKYESTGNCLSKAAYDGIHRSLTSVGAFDEAEKIFQVMRNAGYEPDNITHSQLVFGLCKAKRLDEACVVLDKMEEHGCIPDIKTWTILIQGHCAANEVEKALFLFAKMMERGIDADADLLDVLINGFISQSKIDGAYQLFFELVNKAHIRPWQATFKNLIDKLLGVRQLDEAMELLRLMKKQNYPAYPEPFVRHISRFGTVHDASEFLKALSVKDYPSVSAYVYVLESFFKEGRQSEAKDLLYKCPHHIRQHPIVSVLFN